In a genomic window of Cydia fagiglandana chromosome 8, ilCydFagi1.1, whole genome shotgun sequence:
- the LOC134666556 gene encoding CCR4-NOT transcription complex subunit 7-like, giving the protein MILQMPTASFGVNMNSVKDDCAIKNVWNHNLHEEFHVIRKIVQKYHWVAMDTEFPGVVARPIGEFRSTADYQYQLLRCNVDLLRIIQLGLTFMDENGKTPPGCTTWQFNFKFNLQEDMYAQDSIDLLQNSGLQFREHEEHGIEPLEFAELLMSSGIVLMDNINWLSFHSGYDFGYLLKLLTDQNLPQEENDFFESLRLYFPTVYDVKYLMKLCKNLKGGLQEVADQLELRRVGPQHQAGSDSHLTGMAFFKIKEIFFDGNIESTSGHLYGLGAPAGSTDDAGSSP; this is encoded by the exons ATGATTCTACAGATGCCAACCGCTAGTTTCGGCGTAAATATGAATTCAGTGAAAGATGACTGTGCAATCAAAAATGTTTGGAACCACAATCTCCATGAGGAATTTCATGTCATTCGAaag ATTGTGCAAAAGTACCACTGGGTGGCAATGGACACAGAGTTTCCAGGAGTGGTGGCGAGGCCTATTGGTGAATTCAGATCCACAGCAGATTATCAGTACCAACTACTCAG GTGTAATGTAGATCTGCTGCGGATAATTCAGCTGGGGCTAACATTCATGGATGAGAACGGGAAGACGCCTCCAGGCTGCACCACATGGCAGTTCAACTTCAAGTTTAATTTGCA ggAGGATATGTATGCACAGGACTCCATTGATTTACTGCAGAATTCTGGGCTTCAGTTTAGAGAGCATGAGGAGCACGGCATTGAACCATTAGAGTTTGCAGAACTGCTCATGTCTTCAG gcatAGTATTAATGGATAACATTAACTGGTTGAGCTTTCACTCCGGCTACGATTTTGGGTACCTACTAAAGCTGCTGACAGATCAAAACTTGCCTCAGGAAGAGAATGATTTCTTTGAAAGTCTACGGTTGTATTTTCCAACTGTTTATGATGtcaaa tacttaatgaaattatgCAAGAACCTAAAAGGGGGGCTCCAAGAGGTAGCAGATCAGCTGGAGCTCCGGCGCGTGGGGCCGCAGCACCAGGCCGGCTCCGACTCGCACCTCACTGGCATGGCCTTCTTCAAGATCAAAGAG ATATTCTTCGACGGCAACATCGAGAGCACGAGCGGGCACCTGTACGGGCTGGGCGCGCCGGCGGGCTCCACCGACGACGCGGGCTCCTCGCCGTGA
- the LOC134667004 gene encoding uncharacterized protein LOC134667004, with protein MADDDVKRLRAARGQLKAALTRMMAFKAVAESASSSVDADPLLYQQKKDRLEKIFEEYKELNLEILLLDPADQERVEDFEDKYDVLRSFYAGIINAALSEAAPLMSPQRSFASPGGCNASPFRLPPINLKVFTGESNELLPWSRWESARPLCDALV; from the exons ATGGCGGACGATGATGTTAAGAGACTGCGAGCGGCCAGGGGACAATTAAAAGCTGCTTTAACAAGGATGATGGCGTTTAAAGCGGTAGCTGAATCGGCTTCTTCTAGCGTAGATGCGGACCCTTTGCTTTATCAGCAAAAGAAGGATAGGTTGGAGAAGATCTTTGAGGAGTATAAGGAGCTCAACCTCGAAATCCTGTTACTGGATCCAGCTGATCAAGAACGGGTAGAAGATTTCGAAGACAAGTACGATGTACTGCGCTCCTTTTATGCGGGCATAATCAATGCAGCGTTGAGCGAGGCTGCGCCGCTCATGTCACCGCAGCGATCTTTCGCCTCCCCCGGGGGATGTAACGCGTCGCCATTCAGGCTGCCACCTATTAATTTGAAGGTGTTTACTGGTGAG AGCAACGAGCTGCTGCCTTGGAGTCGCTGGGAGAGCGCACGCCCACTGTGCGACGCTCTAGTTTAA